The Prosthecodimorpha staleyi genome has a window encoding:
- a CDS encoding DUF4760 domain-containing protein, whose protein sequence is MSGPRARQGPYRSRAARKFDLFLIILGLASAAAGITVCYYTADASQPNWSSISSVLAAFIAYIAFAINARMNKLNARKQHTITFISQTRFNSQTYGLHSAAILDLRRALSRRLNYDDLKDRKPKPEGSDTFLDHAYWLLNYWDFVAVGCYETDLDFETVHLNLRGAVVRVVLELRCVIAEVRRTEPRAWQHLVWLFLYFADESDIRLAMPDLGPKPDFLSPQETFIWETNGGDWRRSSPRWF, encoded by the coding sequence GTGAGTGGTCCGAGGGCGCGACAGGGACCTTACCGGTCGCGGGCCGCTCGGAAGTTTGATCTCTTTCTGATAATTCTCGGCCTCGCCTCGGCCGCGGCCGGGATTACGGTCTGCTATTACACGGCGGATGCGTCACAGCCGAATTGGTCTTCCATTTCGTCGGTTCTTGCTGCGTTCATCGCCTATATCGCGTTTGCCATCAATGCGCGAATGAACAAACTCAATGCGAGAAAGCAGCATACCATCACGTTCATCTCGCAGACTCGCTTCAACAGTCAAACCTACGGTCTGCACTCGGCGGCTATTCTGGACTTGCGCAGAGCCCTTTCCCGACGGCTCAACTATGACGACCTGAAAGATCGCAAGCCCAAGCCCGAGGGGTCCGATACGTTCTTGGATCACGCCTACTGGCTGCTGAACTATTGGGACTTCGTGGCCGTTGGCTGCTACGAGACGGACCTCGATTTCGAAACCGTTCACTTGAACTTGCGCGGCGCCGTCGTTCGCGTCGTGCTGGAGCTGCGATGCGTCATCGCGGAGGTGCGCCGCACAGAACCGCGGGCCTGGCAGCATCTCGTCTGGCTGTTCCTTTACTTCGCGGATGAAAGCGACATCCGGCTTGCCATGCCCGACCTGGGTCCGAAGCCCGATTTCCTCAGTCCGCAGGAAACCTTCATCTGGGAAACCAACGGCGGGGACTGGCGGCGATCGAGCCCCCGTTGGTTCTGA
- a CDS encoding PaaI family thioesterase, with product MAGLETRDPNWIQKTLQTFNSAAFIRDLGCRLIDIEPGRVVTELDLAERHLQQNGYVHAGVQAAMADHTAGTACITLTAPNQIILSIELKLSLMVAARGEKLICRGEVLKAGSRVSFAEAKVYAVESGSERLVSHATVSLAVVEKERG from the coding sequence ATGGCCGGACTGGAAACGCGCGATCCGAACTGGATCCAGAAGACGCTGCAGACCTTCAATTCGGCAGCCTTCATCCGCGATCTCGGCTGCCGCCTGATCGACATCGAGCCCGGCCGCGTCGTGACCGAGCTCGATCTCGCCGAGCGCCACCTGCAACAGAACGGCTACGTCCATGCCGGCGTCCAGGCGGCCATGGCCGACCACACGGCCGGCACCGCCTGCATCACCCTGACGGCCCCGAATCAGATCATCCTCAGCATCGAACTGAAGCTCAGCCTGATGGTCGCCGCGCGCGGCGAGAAGCTGATCTGTCGCGGCGAGGTGCTGAAGGCCGGCAGCCGCGTCAGCTTCGCCGAGGCCAAGGTCTACGCCGTCGAATCCGGCAGCGAACGCCTGGTCAGCCACGCGACCGTGTCGCTGGCGGTGGTCGAGAAGGAGCGGGGTTGA
- a CDS encoding bifunctional aminoglycoside phosphotransferase/ATP-binding protein, which produces MTTVDQDAIRAFLSDPASHVADGPVDVIETHANMIFLAGPLAYKMKRAVRFPFLDYSTLALREAACRREIAVNRGPSATIYRGVVPVTRAADGRLALGGAGEPAEWLVVMTRFDEAATLDRRLHAGPLPAALVEDLAATVAALEADAPRRAAEPWIADLAAYVEQNDAAFRAAPDLFPPAAVAGLTAAARQWHGRLADLLAERGRLGRIRLLHGDLHTGNVALIDGRPVPFDAIEFDDAIATADLLYDAGFLVMDLDEAGHRAEANLLLNRLLVETVRREAAADPSADPAGLVASHAEGLAALPFFLMMRAAIRAKVTHAKAAHLDAAGRAAAEAEARRYFDYAGARLDPTEPVLVAVGGLSGTGKSTLARALAPGLGRRPGALHLRSDVIRKLVARVDETAPLPPERYTRAESDHVYEAVRSAARAGLAAGSAVIVDAVAARPEERAALAQIAAAAEAPFFGLWLEAPADERLDRVEGRRGDASDAGAAVVRMQADYDPGPIDWIRIDASGGPDATAGIARQALSAAGLAVSEAV; this is translated from the coding sequence ATGACGACCGTCGACCAGGATGCGATCAGGGCCTTTCTGAGCGATCCCGCCAGCCATGTCGCCGACGGTCCGGTCGACGTGATCGAGACCCACGCCAACATGATCTTCCTGGCCGGCCCCCTCGCCTACAAGATGAAACGCGCGGTGCGGTTCCCGTTCCTCGACTATTCGACGCTCGCCTTGCGCGAGGCGGCCTGCCGACGCGAGATCGCGGTCAACCGCGGCCCCTCGGCGACGATCTATCGCGGCGTCGTGCCCGTCACCCGGGCCGCCGACGGCCGGCTCGCGCTCGGCGGCGCCGGCGAGCCGGCCGAATGGCTGGTGGTCATGACCCGGTTCGACGAGGCCGCGACGCTCGACCGGCGCCTGCACGCCGGCCCGCTGCCGGCCGCCCTGGTCGAGGACCTGGCCGCGACCGTCGCCGCCCTGGAGGCCGATGCGCCGCGCCGTGCCGCCGAACCCTGGATCGCCGACCTCGCCGCCTATGTCGAGCAGAACGATGCCGCCTTCCGGGCCGCCCCGGATCTCTTCCCCCCCGCCGCCGTGGCGGGTCTGACCGCGGCGGCGCGGCAATGGCATGGCCGGCTCGCCGATCTTCTCGCCGAGCGCGGCCGGCTCGGCCGCATCCGGCTGCTGCATGGCGACCTGCATACCGGCAATGTGGCGCTGATCGACGGCCGGCCGGTGCCGTTCGACGCCATCGAGTTCGACGACGCCATCGCGACCGCCGATCTCCTCTACGACGCCGGCTTCCTGGTGATGGACCTCGACGAGGCCGGCCACCGGGCCGAGGCCAATCTGCTGCTCAACCGGCTCCTGGTCGAGACGGTCCGGCGCGAGGCGGCGGCCGATCCGTCGGCGGACCCGGCCGGATTGGTCGCCTCGCATGCCGAAGGCCTCGCCGCCCTGCCCTTCTTCCTGATGATGCGTGCGGCGATCCGCGCCAAGGTGACCCACGCCAAGGCCGCGCATCTCGATGCCGCCGGCCGGGCGGCCGCCGAGGCCGAGGCGCGCCGCTATTTCGACTATGCCGGCGCCCGGCTCGATCCGACCGAACCGGTCCTGGTCGCGGTCGGCGGCCTGTCGGGCACCGGCAAGTCGACGCTGGCGCGCGCGCTCGCGCCCGGGCTCGGCCGGCGGCCGGGCGCGCTGCATCTCAGATCCGACGTGATCCGCAAGCTGGTCGCGCGCGTCGACGAGACGGCGCCGCTGCCGCCGGAGCGCTACACTCGCGCGGAGAGCGACCATGTCTACGAGGCGGTGCGGTCGGCGGCGAGGGCCGGTCTGGCAGCCGGATCGGCGGTGATCGTCGATGCCGTTGCGGCCCGCCCCGAGGAACGCGCCGCCCTGGCGCAGATCGCGGCCGCGGCCGAGGCGCCCTTCTTCGGGCTCTGGCTGGAGGCCCCGGCGGATGAGCGGCTGGACCGGGTCGAAGGGCGCCGGGGCGACGCTTCCGATGCCGGCGCAGCCGTGGTCCGGATGCAGGCCGACTACGATCCCGGACCGATCGACTGGATCCGGATCGATGCCTCGGGCGGCCCGGACGCGACCGCCGGCATCGCCCGGCAGGCGCTGTCGGCCGCCGGGCTGGCGGTGTCAGAAGCCGTATGA
- a CDS encoding AzlD family protein, producing the protein MEDGLTPLVAIVGMALVTLLLRTGGYLIMGRIPLTGRVRRGLEALPGAIIIATILPVALRGGVVAIVGLAVAAVAMAVIRKDLVAVLLGVGAAAMLRSYGF; encoded by the coding sequence ATGGAGGACGGCCTGACGCCCCTGGTGGCCATCGTCGGTATGGCGCTGGTCACCCTGCTGCTGCGCACCGGCGGCTACCTGATCATGGGCCGGATTCCTTTGACCGGCCGGGTCCGGCGCGGGCTGGAGGCCCTGCCGGGCGCGATCATCATCGCCACCATCCTGCCGGTCGCCCTGCGCGGCGGCGTGGTGGCGATCGTCGGCCTCGCCGTCGCGGCGGTGGCGATGGCGGTGATCCGCAAGGACCTGGTCGCGGTCCTGCTCGGCGTCGGCGCCGCCGCCATGCTTCGCTCATACGGCTTCTGA
- a CDS encoding AzlC family ABC transporter permease gives MSADPPPITWAGCLIGMRLTLPLLPGITAFSMAFGALAMQKGLSLGDAMLMSGLVFAGAAQMVAMEIWHEPLTLPVVVAVCGVCAAINLRLVLMGAALRPWFGSSSARSVYPSLGLMTDANWVIALRYHAEGGNDRGIFLGSGLLLWVVWTAATVPAHLFGTFLRDPRTIALDLVMPIFFVVMLVPMWKGLRQAMPWLVSGLVATATSALLPGYWFILTGALAGSVAGALAPQPEPADRSRRPEDPSDNRADRAGGPAKGH, from the coding sequence ATGTCCGCCGATCCTCCTCCGATCACCTGGGCCGGATGCCTGATCGGCATGCGGCTGACGCTGCCGCTGCTGCCGGGCATTACCGCCTTCTCGATGGCCTTCGGGGCGCTGGCCATGCAGAAGGGGCTGTCGCTCGGCGATGCCATGCTGATGAGCGGGCTGGTCTTCGCCGGCGCCGCCCAGATGGTTGCCATGGAAATCTGGCACGAGCCGCTGACCCTGCCGGTGGTGGTCGCGGTCTGCGGCGTCTGCGCGGCCATCAACCTGCGCCTCGTGCTGATGGGTGCCGCGCTCAGGCCCTGGTTCGGGTCGTCCTCGGCGCGGTCGGTCTATCCGTCGCTCGGCCTGATGACCGATGCCAACTGGGTGATCGCGCTGCGCTACCATGCCGAGGGCGGCAACGACCGCGGCATCTTCCTCGGCTCCGGCCTGCTGCTCTGGGTCGTCTGGACGGCCGCGACCGTGCCGGCGCATCTGTTCGGCACGTTCCTGCGCGATCCGCGCACGATCGCGCTCGATCTGGTCATGCCGATCTTCTTCGTCGTCATGCTGGTGCCGATGTGGAAAGGCCTCCGGCAGGCCATGCCCTGGCTGGTCTCCGGCCTCGTCGCCACGGCGACCTCGGCGCTGCTGCCGGGCTACTGGTTCATCCTGACCGGCGCGCTCGCCGGCTCCGTCGCCGGTGCCTTGGCTCCTCAACCCGAGCCGGCCGACCGTAGTCGCCGCCCCGAGGACCCGAGCGACAACCGCGCAGACCGGGCCGGCGGCCCGGCAAAGGGGCATTGA
- a CDS encoding glycerate kinase type-2 family protein: MADPRDLLDRMFRAAVAAADPALLVPRFLPARPKGRTIVIGAGKGSAAMARAFEQAWDGPLEGLVVTRYGHGVPCDRIEIVEAAHPVPDAAGRAAAGRILEKVRGLTADDLVVALISGGGSALLAAPADGLTLEDKQAINRSLLRSGADIGEMNTVRKHLSAVKGGRLAAAAAPARIATLLISDVPGDEPGVIASGPTVPDPTTFADARAILARYGIDGPPAVIAHLERAAEETPKPGDPLFDGHEVHMIATPQRSLEAAAAVARAAGVTPLILSDCIEGEAREVARVLCGIARQAAAYGQPVPAPAAIISGGETTVTVRGQGRGGRNVEFLLGLAVALRGLPGVWAVAGDTDGVDGAEEVAGAFVTPDTLARARALGIDSAASLADNDGHGYFEALGDRLVTGPTLTNVNDFRALLILPR; the protein is encoded by the coding sequence ATCGCCGATCCTCGCGACCTGCTCGACCGCATGTTCCGCGCCGCCGTGGCGGCCGCCGACCCGGCGCTCCTGGTGCCCCGCTTCCTGCCGGCGCGGCCGAAGGGCCGCACCATCGTGATCGGCGCCGGCAAGGGCTCTGCCGCCATGGCGCGTGCCTTCGAACAGGCCTGGGACGGTCCGCTCGAAGGCCTCGTCGTCACCCGCTACGGCCATGGCGTGCCCTGCGATCGGATCGAGATCGTCGAGGCCGCCCATCCGGTGCCGGACGCCGCCGGCCGGGCCGCCGCCGGACGCATCCTCGAGAAGGTCCGCGGCCTGACGGCGGACGATCTGGTCGTCGCCCTGATCTCCGGCGGCGGCTCGGCCCTGCTGGCCGCACCCGCCGACGGACTGACGCTGGAGGACAAGCAGGCGATCAACCGGTCCCTGCTCCGGTCGGGCGCCGATATCGGCGAGATGAACACGGTGCGCAAGCATCTCTCCGCCGTGAAGGGCGGGCGCCTGGCCGCCGCGGCGGCACCGGCGCGCATCGCCACCCTGCTGATTTCCGACGTGCCCGGCGACGAGCCCGGCGTGATCGCCTCCGGTCCGACCGTGCCCGACCCGACCACCTTCGCCGATGCCCGCGCCATCCTCGCCCGCTACGGCATCGACGGCCCGCCGGCCGTGATCGCGCATCTGGAGCGGGCTGCCGAGGAGACGCCGAAGCCCGGCGATCCGCTCTTCGACGGCCACGAGGTGCACATGATCGCGACGCCGCAGCGGTCGCTGGAGGCGGCGGCGGCGGTCGCGCGCGCCGCCGGCGTGACGCCGCTGATCCTGTCGGACTGCATCGAGGGCGAGGCGCGCGAGGTCGCCCGCGTGCTCTGCGGCATCGCCCGCCAGGCCGCGGCCTACGGCCAGCCCGTGCCGGCGCCGGCCGCCATCATTTCCGGCGGCGAGACCACCGTCACGGTGCGGGGCCAAGGGCGCGGCGGGCGCAATGTCGAGTTCCTGCTCGGTCTTGCGGTCGCGCTGCGCGGGCTGCCGGGGGTCTGGGCGGTCGCCGGCGACACCGACGGCGTCGACGGGGCCGAGGAGGTGGCGGGCGCCTTCGTCACCCCGGACACGCTCGCCCGCGCCCGCGCGCTCGGCATCGACAGTGCCGCGAGCCTCGCCGACAATGACGGCCACGGCTATTTCGAAGCCCTCGGCGACCGGCTGGTGACCGGCCCGACGCTGACCAACGTCAACGATTTCCGCGCCCTGCTGATCCTGCCGCGCTGA
- a CDS encoding glucan ABC transporter ATP-binding protein/ permease encodes MPFLKIYARAIQLLGPERGFAFALTATGIALAFLQLAEPLLFGRVIDALSTGKPAMGLVGLWAGFGFAGVAANIFVALHADRIAHTRRVGVMKQFFEHVVALPAAFHSQAQSGRLISIMLSGADNLFAFWLAMFREHLTSIVMLIVLLPTALWINLHMGLLLAALMVIYIGLSALVVTKTHYGQAEASRHHAEFSGRVGDVIGNVTVVQSFVRLAEETRALQGVMNNLLKAQLPVLTWWALTTVMTRGAATITIVSLFALGTSLHQQGAITVGEIVSFIGFATALIGRLDQLTFFLSRLVFEAAAMRQFFDVLDQSSTIVEKPGATDLAVTAGHVVFDRVSFRYPGSDTGITDISFEAKPGETVAIVGPTGSGKSTAVALLQRVRDPDRGRILIDGQDIADVKVDSVRRAIGVVFQDPGLFDRSIAENLRIGKPEATEAEIREAARLAECDVFVTGKPGSYDFRAGERGRSLSGGERQRLAIARAILKNAPILILDEATSALDTETEARIKRALERLSEGRTSFVIAHRLSTIRSADQILFMEAGRIAERGTFDELVARGGRFAALVAAGSLDGDPTAQSLESQYRDGLLTHAAGDSER; translated from the coding sequence ATGCCCTTCCTGAAGATCTATGCCCGCGCCATCCAGCTGCTCGGCCCGGAGCGCGGCTTTGCCTTCGCGCTGACGGCGACCGGCATCGCGCTCGCCTTCCTGCAACTGGCCGAGCCGCTGCTGTTCGGCCGCGTCATCGACGCCCTGTCGACCGGCAAGCCGGCCATGGGGCTGGTCGGCCTGTGGGCCGGCTTCGGCTTCGCGGGTGTGGCGGCCAACATCTTCGTCGCGCTCCACGCCGACCGCATCGCCCATACCCGCCGGGTCGGCGTGATGAAGCAGTTCTTCGAGCATGTCGTCGCGCTGCCGGCCGCGTTCCATTCGCAGGCCCAGTCCGGCCGCCTGATCTCGATCATGCTGTCGGGCGCCGACAACCTGTTCGCCTTCTGGCTCGCCATGTTCCGCGAGCATCTGACCTCGATCGTGATGCTGATCGTGCTGCTGCCGACCGCGCTGTGGATCAATCTCCACATGGGCCTGCTGCTCGCCGCCCTGATGGTGATCTATATCGGCCTGAGCGCGCTGGTCGTCACCAAGACCCATTACGGCCAGGCCGAGGCCTCGCGCCACCACGCCGAATTCTCCGGTCGCGTCGGCGACGTGATCGGCAACGTCACCGTCGTGCAGAGCTTCGTCCGCCTGGCCGAGGAGACGCGCGCGCTGCAGGGGGTGATGAACAACCTGCTCAAGGCGCAGCTTCCGGTCCTGACCTGGTGGGCGCTGACCACCGTCATGACCCGCGGCGCGGCGACCATCACGATCGTCTCGCTGTTCGCGCTCGGCACTTCGCTGCACCAGCAGGGCGCGATCACGGTCGGCGAGATCGTCAGCTTCATCGGCTTTGCCACGGCGCTGATCGGCCGCCTCGACCAGCTGACCTTCTTCCTGTCCCGCCTCGTCTTCGAGGCAGCGGCGATGCGCCAGTTCTTCGACGTGCTCGACCAGAGCTCGACCATCGTCGAGAAGCCCGGCGCGACCGATCTGGCGGTCACCGCCGGTCATGTCGTGTTCGACCGGGTCAGCTTCCGCTATCCGGGCTCGGACACCGGCATCACCGACATCTCCTTCGAGGCGAAGCCCGGCGAGACCGTCGCCATCGTCGGGCCGACCGGTTCGGGCAAGTCGACCGCCGTCGCGCTGCTGCAGCGGGTGCGCGATCCCGATCGCGGCCGCATCCTGATCGACGGCCAGGACATCGCCGACGTGAAGGTCGATTCCGTGCGTCGCGCGATCGGCGTGGTGTTCCAGGATCCCGGCCTGTTCGACCGCTCGATCGCCGAGAATCTGCGCATCGGCAAGCCGGAGGCGACCGAGGCCGAGATCCGCGAGGCCGCCCGGCTGGCCGAATGCGATGTCTTCGTCACCGGCAAGCCAGGCAGCTATGATTTCCGCGCCGGCGAGCGCGGCCGGTCGCTGTCGGGCGGCGAGCGCCAGCGCCTCGCCATCGCGCGCGCCATCCTCAAGAATGCGCCGATCCTGATCCTGGACGAGGCGACCAGCGCGCTCGACACCGAGACCGAGGCCCGCATCAAGCGCGCCCTGGAGCGCCTGTCGGAGGGCCGCACCTCCTTCGTCATCGCCCATCGCCTGTCGACCATCCGCTCCGCCGATCAGATCCTGTTCATGGAGGCCGGCCGCATCGCCGAACGCGGCACCTTCGACGAACTGGTCGCCCGCGGCGGCCGTTTCGCCGCCCTGGTCGCCGCCGGCAGCCTCGACGGCGACCCGACCGCCCAATCCCTCGAAAGCCAGTACCGCGACGGCCTCCTGACCCACGCGGCGGGCGATTCCGAACGGTAA
- the gcvPB gene encoding aminomethyl-transferring glycine dehydrogenase subunit GcvPB, giving the protein MLNDQGRPTRPEGAAAAEGTPAATPWTFTGNRALRVEEPLIFEIGRAETTGVDLPAPDGLAPRLGRLARKAAPDLPGLTEPEAMRHYVRLSRSNYSIDTGLYPLGSCTMKHNPRLNEKMARLPGFADVHPLQPVSTVPGALDVIADLGGWLCRLTGMDAVAMSPKAGAHGELCGMMAIKAAIRARGETRNVVLVPESAHGTNPATAALIGMTVRDVPARADGTVDVEAVKALLGPDVAAIMLTNPNTCGIFEPEVAAIAEAVHAAGAYFYADGANFNAIVGKVRPGDLGVDAMHINLHKTFSTPHGGGGPGAGPVVLSSRLAPFAPLPFIHLEEGRPVLVETEAGTAPGETPFGRMTAFHGQMGMFTRALAYMLSHGTDGLRQASEDAVLAANYVRAGLADLMTLPFPDHPSMHEVLFDDGFLKETGITTLDFAKAMIDEGYHPMTMYFPLVVHGAMLIEPTESESKASLDLFVATLRDLVLSAKRGETERFTQAPRFAPRRRLDETRAARSPKLRWEKPKPWTAAEAAE; this is encoded by the coding sequence ATGCTGAACGACCAGGGTCGCCCCACCCGTCCCGAGGGCGCCGCCGCTGCCGAGGGCACGCCGGCGGCCACGCCGTGGACCTTCACCGGCAACCGCGCGCTGCGCGTCGAGGAACCGCTGATCTTCGAGATCGGCCGCGCCGAGACGACCGGCGTCGACCTGCCCGCGCCGGACGGCCTCGCGCCGCGGCTCGGCCGGCTCGCCCGCAAGGCGGCGCCGGACCTGCCCGGCCTGACCGAGCCGGAGGCCATGCGCCACTATGTGCGCCTGTCGCGCTCCAACTATTCGATCGATACCGGGCTCTATCCGCTCGGTTCCTGCACGATGAAGCACAATCCGCGCCTCAACGAGAAGATGGCGCGGCTGCCGGGCTTCGCCGACGTACATCCGCTGCAGCCGGTCTCGACCGTGCCGGGCGCGCTCGACGTGATCGCCGATCTGGGCGGCTGGCTGTGCCGGTTGACCGGCATGGATGCGGTCGCGATGAGCCCGAAGGCCGGCGCCCATGGCGAACTTTGCGGCATGATGGCCATCAAGGCCGCCATCCGCGCCCGCGGCGAGACGCGCAACGTGGTGCTGGTGCCGGAATCGGCCCACGGCACCAATCCGGCCACCGCCGCGCTGATCGGCATGACGGTGCGCGACGTGCCGGCCCGCGCCGACGGCACGGTCGATGTCGAGGCCGTCAAGGCCCTGCTCGGGCCGGACGTGGCGGCGATCATGCTGACCAATCCGAACACCTGCGGCATCTTCGAGCCGGAGGTGGCGGCGATCGCCGAGGCCGTGCATGCGGCCGGGGCCTATTTCTATGCCGACGGCGCGAACTTCAACGCCATCGTCGGCAAGGTGCGGCCGGGCGATCTCGGCGTCGACGCCATGCACATCAACCTGCACAAGACCTTCTCGACGCCGCATGGCGGCGGCGGGCCGGGCGCCGGTCCGGTGGTGCTGTCGTCGCGCCTCGCGCCCTTCGCGCCGCTGCCCTTCATCCACCTGGAGGAAGGCCGGCCGGTGCTGGTCGAGACCGAAGCCGGCACCGCGCCGGGCGAGACCCCGTTCGGCCGCATGACCGCGTTCCACGGCCAGATGGGCATGTTTACCCGGGCGCTCGCCTACATGCTCAGCCACGGCACGGACGGCCTGCGGCAGGCCTCGGAGGATGCGGTCCTGGCCGCCAACTACGTGCGCGCCGGCCTCGCCGACCTGATGACGCTGCCCTTCCCGGACCATCCCTCGATGCACGAGGTGCTGTTCGACGACGGCTTCCTCAAGGAGACCGGGATCACCACGCTCGATTTCGCCAAGGCGATGATCGACGAGGGTTACCATCCGATGACCATGTATTTCCCGCTGGTCGTCCACGGCGCCATGCTGATCGAGCCGACCGAGAGCGAGTCCAAGGCGAGCCTCGATCTGTTCGTCGCCACGCTGCGCGATCTCGTCCTGTCCGCCAAGCGCGGCGAGACCGAGCGCTTCACCCAGGCGCCGCGCTTCGCCCCGCGCCGCCGCCTCGACGAGACCCGCGCGGCCCGCTCGCCGAAGCTGCGCTGGGAGAAGCCGAAGCCCTGGACGGCGGCCGAGGCGGCCGAATAG
- the gcvPA gene encoding aminomethyl-transferring glycine dehydrogenase subunit GcvPA, with protein sequence MRYHPLTATDRAEMLARIGVPGIDALFADVPADKLLTDLIDLPRMRGELEVERLMGRMAAKNVPASSVPFFVGAGAYKHHVPATVDHLIQRSEFLTSYTPYQPEITQGTLQYLFEFQTQVAELTGMEVANASMYDGSTATGEAVLMAHRLTRRNKAVVSGGLHPQYRAVVETLSDMAEDRVQALPPDPLGTEDILAAIDRDTSCVVVQSPSFYGHLIDLAPIAEKAHACGALLIAVFTEVVSLGLIEPPGRQGADIVVGEGQSIGNALGFGGPYVGLMATRQKFLRQMPGRLCGETVDAENRRGFVLTLSTREQHIRRDKATSNICTNSGLCCLAFTIHMTLLGSAGLERLARLNHEAAIRLADALGRVPGVEVLNDGFFNEFTVRVPGNAAAVIERLAERGILGGLAVSRLEPGRGLDDLIVVAATEVNTDEDRAAYAQALAAVI encoded by the coding sequence ATGCGCTATCATCCCCTGACCGCGACCGACCGGGCCGAGATGCTCGCCCGTATCGGCGTCCCCGGCATCGATGCACTGTTCGCCGACGTGCCGGCCGACAAGCTGCTGACCGACCTGATCGACCTGCCGCGCATGCGCGGCGAGCTGGAGGTCGAGCGCCTGATGGGCCGCATGGCCGCGAAGAATGTGCCGGCCTCGTCGGTACCCTTCTTCGTCGGCGCCGGCGCCTACAAGCACCATGTCCCGGCGACGGTGGACCACCTGATCCAGCGGTCGGAATTCCTGACCAGCTACACGCCCTATCAGCCGGAAATCACGCAGGGCACGCTGCAATATCTGTTCGAGTTCCAGACCCAGGTCGCCGAACTGACCGGCATGGAGGTCGCCAACGCCTCGATGTATGACGGCTCGACGGCGACCGGCGAGGCCGTGCTGATGGCCCACCGGCTGACCCGCCGCAACAAGGCGGTGGTCTCGGGCGGGCTGCATCCGCAATATCGCGCCGTCGTCGAGACCCTGTCCGACATGGCCGAGGATCGCGTGCAGGCCCTGCCGCCCGATCCGCTCGGCACCGAGGACATCCTGGCGGCGATCGACCGCGACACCTCCTGCGTGGTCGTGCAGTCGCCGTCCTTCTACGGGCACCTGATCGATCTCGCCCCGATCGCCGAGAAGGCGCATGCCTGCGGTGCGCTGCTGATCGCGGTCTTCACCGAGGTGGTCAGCCTCGGTCTGATCGAGCCGCCCGGCCGGCAGGGCGCCGACATCGTCGTCGGCGAGGGCCAGTCGATCGGCAATGCGCTCGGCTTCGGCGGCCCCTATGTCGGCCTGATGGCGACGCGGCAGAAGTTTCTGCGCCAGATGCCCGGCCGGCTGTGCGGCGAGACCGTCGACGCCGAGAACCGGCGCGGCTTCGTGCTGACGCTGTCGACGCGCGAGCAGCATATCCGCCGCGACAAGGCGACCTCGAATATCTGCACCAATTCGGGCCTGTGCTGCCTCGCCTTCACCATCCACATGACGCTGCTCGGAAGCGCCGGGCTGGAGCGGCTGGCGCGGCTCAACCACGAGGCCGCGATCAGGCTCGCCGATGCGCTCGGCCGGGTGCCCGGCGTCGAGGTGCTGAACGACGGCTTCTTCAACGAATTCACCGTCCGTGTGCCGGGCAATGCGGCCGCCGTGATCGAGCGGCTGGCCGAACGCGGCATCCTCGGCGGGCTCGCCGTCTCGCGCCTGGAGCCGGGCCGGGGCCTCGACGACCTGATCGTCGTCGCCGCCACGGAAGTGAACACCGACGAGGACCGCGCGGCCTACGCGCAGGCCCTGGCGGCCGTGATCTGA
- the gcvH gene encoding glycine cleavage system protein GcvH: protein MTLYTKDHEWIRIDGNMATIGISQYAQAQLGDVVYVELPETGKAIDKGKEAAVVESVKAASEVYAPIAGTVFEVNAALTDNPALVNEDPEGEGWFVRLHVPQGTDTGDLMDEATYKAFLETL, encoded by the coding sequence ATGACCCTCTACACCAAAGACCACGAGTGGATCCGCATCGACGGCAACATGGCCACGATCGGCATCAGCCAGTATGCCCAGGCCCAGTTGGGCGATGTCGTCTATGTCGAGCTGCCCGAGACCGGCAAGGCGATCGACAAGGGCAAGGAGGCGGCGGTCGTCGAGTCCGTCAAGGCGGCCTCCGAGGTCTATGCCCCGATCGCCGGCACCGTCTTCGAGGTCAACGCGGCGCTGACCGACAATCCGGCCCTCGTCAACGAGGATCCGGAAGGCGAGGGCTGGTTCGTCCGGCTGCACGTCCCGCAGGGCACCGACACCGGCGACCTGATGGACGAGGCGACCTACAAGGCCTTCCTCGAGACGCTGTGA